In Carnobacteriaceae bacterium zg-84, the genomic window ACTTTATTACATTTATTATATCAAAAAAACGCAATAAGCGTGACTTATTGCGTTTTTTTGATTTTCTTAATGTTGTTTTTTAAGCCATACAGCAACACCAATACAAAGTAGTCCAATGAACATTGTCCACAATGCCATTTGTTCTCCTGTTTTCACCAGTGTTTTATTTTTTGTTGTTTCTTTTGACAGTGTACTATTTGTTTTTATATTTGCATTTTCTTTAACAGTTGCTTTTTTCACATAGAACGTTCCCACTGCTTTACCATCACGAGAAACAATACTTAATTGATGTTTGCCTGTTGTTAATGTTGCTGTATACATATTTGATAATGTAACAATCGTACTACCACTTTTTACCGTATACATACTTTTATCTACCATTTTACCGTCAACCATAACAGATACGAATTTATTAAAATCAGCATTTGATGCCATTCTAAGTGTTTGTCCCGCTGAAATTGTTTGATTATTTCCATCAATTATCATATATTCTATTTCTGCATCTTTTGGTAGATGTGGTAATACTGGAGATTTTTTCAAGACAAGTGCTTTAATCGTTTCTTCTAATTTTTGCACATCATGATTAACATCATTTTGTTGTGTAATATTTTTTGTTTTATCAATATTTTTAATAAAATCTGTTAAAGCTTTTACGCTTTCTTCTGTATAGCTATCCAAATCTTTTGGTACTGTTGCTAGCACTTTATCTAATGCTGTGTAATCTGCTTTTTTCAATGTTAGTGCTTTTACTAAATCTTCTAACTGTTTCACGTATGCATCAACATCACTTTGTTGTGTGATATTTTTTGTTTTATCAACATTATTGATAAAATCTGTTAAAGCTTTTACACTTTCTTCTGTATAGCTATCCAAATCTTTTGGTACTGTCGCTACTACTTCATCTAATGCTGTGTAATCTGCTTTTTTCAATGTTAGTGCTTTTACTAAATCTTCTAATTGTTTCACGTATGCATCAACATCACTTTGTTGTGTGATATTTTTTGTTTTATCAATATCATTGATAAAATCTGTTAAAGCTTTTACACTTTCTTCTGTATAGCTATCCAAATCTTTTGGTACTGTTGCGACTACTTTATCTAATGCTGTGTAATCTGCTTTTTTCAATGTTAATGCTTTTACTAAATCTTCTAACTGTTCCACGTATGCATCAACATCACTTTGTTGTGTGATATTTTTTGTTTCATCAATATTATTAATAAAATTCGTTAGATTTTCAACTGTTTCTTCTGTATAGTTATCTAAATCTTGAGGTATTTTTGATATACCTTCAATTAATGCTGTATAATCTGCAGGTTTTAGTTCCAATGTATTTAACAATTCTTCTAATTGTTTAGCATATTCATTCACTTCTTCTTGTTGATCGTTTGTTTTTGTTCGATCAATCGAATTAATTAGTTTTGTTAATGCATCAACAACATTTGTGTTGTATATTGTCAAATCTTTTGGTACTCGTGCAAGTAATGCATCCACTTTTGCATAATCAGCATTCGGTTTTTTAGCAAACACATCTGCATTTTTTGTTGCAAAAGCTTGCATAAGTCTAAAGGCTAAATTTGGTTTATATTGTCTTGACGGTGTATCACACCATGTACAAACCATACTTCCGATAATATTCACGTTTGCACTTGGATCATCTGGATTATAAGTGG contains:
- a CDS encoding family 20 glycosylhydrolase, which codes for MRKWIQKWIKWLMVVVLFVGISPSLKAYSDQENYMRVFSIDAGRKYFSLEQLKQLVDKAQELGFTDLHVLLGNDGLRFVLDDMEITTNSKTYPSNAVKEAIKEGNRSYYNDRNGDALTQAEMTELLAYAASKKVSIIPAVNSPGHMDAILVAMEKLGIANPFHTNNGISSDRTLDITNTEAVDFTKQLVKKYANYFSGKVRIFNFGADEFANDLYTQGTNGFKALQSKGLYKTFGEYVNALAQIIKDANLQPMAFNDGFYYNNSEEVTFDKDIIISYWTSGWNGYNVASAKTLSAKGHKILNTNDAWYYVVGRDYSGSGWYNLQQGLDGVQKAPFRQVAGTTYNPDDPSANVNIIGSMVCTWCDTPSRQYKPNLAFRLMQAFATKNADVFAKKPNADYAKVDALLARVPKDLTIYNTNVVDALTKLINSIDRTKTNDQQEEVNEYAKQLEELLNTLELKPADYTALIEGISKIPQDLDNYTEETVENLTNFINNIDETKNITQQSDVDAYVEQLEDLVKALTLKKADYTALDKVVATVPKDLDSYTEESVKALTDFINDIDKTKNITQQSDVDAYVKQLEDLVKALTLKKADYTALDEVVATVPKDLDSYTEESVKALTDFINNVDKTKNITQQSDVDAYVKQLEDLVKALTLKKADYTALDKVLATVPKDLDSYTEESVKALTDFIKNIDKTKNITQQNDVNHDVQKLEETIKALVLKKSPVLPHLPKDAEIEYMIIDGNNQTISAGQTLRMASNADFNKFVSVMVDGKMVDKSMYTVKSGSTIVTLSNMYTATLTTGKHQLSIVSRDGKAVGTFYVKKATVKENANIKTNSTLSKETTKNKTLVKTGEQMALWTMFIGLLCIGVAVWLKKQH